From one Henriciella marina DSM 19595 genomic stretch:
- a CDS encoding acyl carrier protein, which produces MSDVFERVKKIVVENLDVEADKVAESASFIDDLGADSLDLVELVMAFEEEFNIEIPDDVQENIRTVGDAVTHIKAHVS; this is translated from the coding sequence ATGTCTGACGTTTTCGAGCGTGTTAAAAAGATCGTAGTCGAGAATCTCGACGTAGAAGCAGACAAAGTGGCGGAATCGGCGAGCTTTATCGACGATCTCGGCGCAGACTCCCTCGACCTGGTCGAGCTGGTCATGGCTTTCGAAGAAGAGTTCAACATTGAAATTCCTGACGATGTTCAGGAAAACATTCGTACCGTTGGTGACGCTGTCA